One Dermatophagoides farinae isolate YC_2012a chromosome 6, ASM2471394v1, whole genome shotgun sequence genomic window carries:
- the LOC124493460 gene encoding transferrin isoform X1, which produces MLHLSIIRRLMNRTISIIISINFFILFINDILFDHHHCLLSYAQIRTRICVPQSVYDDCNQMADNIPGLFSCINARDKFECMRLLDRDEADIVNLDAEELYMAGRIYNLEPFVREEYNGNSYLNRAAVVVRRDTRIRSLIDLKNKRACLGPYNDLYQWNIPVGLLLFYETMVPDCRSELHTVERFFLEACAAGNWSTDPYLDDELKRRHRRLCTLCGDTTYDGLCSEHDRFAGPEGSIKCMTEGHGEIAFTTIEVAVKYFQQRSSIAGMFEFLCLDGTRMAITSRGCHWAKHTTNAFVIRSGRDRNKDIYFRSLHLIFNRFSKLRPSWFDKSFVSSTNVTQLVQIFPAKPEDGPVTYSHYLEFFMPSIDKNLQGCPKRNITLCLSKDGELSKCQQLQKAAFSRRIRPQLRCYQADSEETCVRLLNERKADLMILSPDRFYYGARYQSLQALAKEVSNEPQYSVAVVRSNSDLSMLSHMKDKRSCHSGFGHLASWTIPIGFLIRDELVEPTSCNRAQVIVDYFSGSCVPGAADARINPNGTGVQQLCSQCIGDDRGHHHCDLNFGERYSGEDGAIRCLVEGRGDVAFVSHETILRLTNSRFPNSWARDLKSSDFRLLCRIPNDLFDSRTGGLLRGNSIDDVNDFHNNNNINSRILHQATIYDYNRCHITAIPDSIIATSMFTPIDIRLDAMYILDRLSETFFGKYKKSFLMAGMFRNRTDRIFSDHVEKLRLFRPDVSLEETLGEFLPFLHSNDPIACYACCTKNTLSIIVTIFATFLYYILLH; this is translated from the exons ATGCTTCACCTATCAATCATTCGACGATTAATGAATCGAACAATTTCGATCATCatatcgataaattttttcattttattcatcaatgatattttatttgatcatcatcattgtctatTATCATATGCACAAA TACGTACAAGAATCTGTGTACCACAATCcgtatatgatgattgtaatcaaATGGCCGATAATATTCCTGGATTATTTTCCTGTATAAATGCACGTGATAAATTTGAATGTATGCGCCTATTGGATCGTGATGAAGCCGATATTGTTAATTTGGATGCTGAAGAACTTTATATGGCTGGCCGTATATATAATCTTGAACCATTTGTACGTGAAGAATATAATGGTAATAGTTATTTGAATCGTGCAGCCGTTGTTGTACGCCGTGATACACGTATAcgttcattgattgatttgaaaaataaacgtGCATGTCTTGGACCATATAATGATCTTTATCAATGGAATATTCCCGTTggtttattgttgttttatgaAACAATGGTACCGGATTGTCGATCAGAATTACATACGgttgaaagattttttcttgaagCATGTGCTGCTGGTAATTGGTCAACGGATCCgtatcttgatgatgaacttaaACGTCGTCATCGGCGTCTATGTACACTGTGTGGTGATACAACATATGATGGCCTTTGTAGTGAACATGATAGATTTGCCGGTCCCGAAGGTTCGATTAAATGTATGACTGAAGGTCATGGTGAAATTGCATTCACAACTATTGAAGTGGCTGTTAAATATTTCCAACAACGATCATCTATAGCTGGAATGTTTGAATTCTTGTGTTTGGATGGAACACGGATGGCCATTACATCACGTGGTTGTCATTGGGCCAAACACACAACAAATGCATTTGTTATACGTTCTGGAAGAG ATCGAAATAAAGACATTTATTTTCGTTCCTTACATTTGATATTTAATCGTTTCAGTAAATTACGACCAAGCTGGTTTgataaatcatttgtttcatcaacaaatgttACACAATTGGTACAAATATTTCCAGCAAAACCAGAAGATGGACCAGTAACATATAGTCattatttggaattttttatGCCATCTATTGATAAAAATCTACAGGGATGTCCAAAACGTAACATTACATTATGTTTAAGTAAAGATGGTGAATTAAGTAAATGTCAACAGTTGCAAAAGGCAGCATTTTCACGAAGAATTCGTCCACAACTTCGTTGTTATCAAGCAGATTCTGAAGAAACATGTGTACGTTTATTGAACGAACGTAAAGCTGATCTGATGATTTTATCACCTGATCGTTTTTATTATGGTGCTAG ATATCAATCATTACAAGCATTAGCGAAAGAAGTGAGCAATGAACCACAATATTCAGTTGCGGTTGTACGTTCCAATTCTGATCTATCAATGTTATCGCATATGAAAGATAAACGTTCATGTCATAGTGGATTTGGACATCTAGCCAGTTGGACAATACCGATCGGTTTCCTTATACGTGATGAATTAGTGGAACCAACCAGTTGTAATCGTGCACAAGTTATCGTCGATTATTTTAGTGGCAGTTGTGTTCCAGGTGCAGCTGATGCACGTATCAATCCAAATGGTACCGGTGTACAACAGCTTTGTTCACAATGTATTGGTGATGATCgtggacatcatcattgtgatcTGAATTTTGGTGAAAGATATAGCGGTGAAGATGGTGCCATACGATGTCTAGTGGAAGGACGTGGTGATGTTGCATTTGTTTCACATGAAACAATTCTTCGTTTAACAAATTCACGATTCCCTAATAGTTGGGCACGTGATTTGAAAAGTTCAGATTTTCGTCTACTTTGTCGTATACcgaatgatttatttgattcacgTACTGGTGGCTTATTACGTGGTAATAGTATcgatgatgttaatgattttcataataataacaacattaATAGTCGGATATTACATCAAGCAACcatttatgattataatcgtTGCCATATAACAGCCATTCCGGATTCAATTATAGCAACATCAATGTTTACACCAATCGACATACGATTAGATGCAATGTACATTCTGGATCGATTAagtgaaacattttttggtaaatataaaaaatcatttttaatggCCGGTATGTTCCGTAATCGAACGGATCGAATATTTTCTGATCATGTTGAAAAATTACGTCTATTTCGACCGGATGTAAGTCTGGAAGAAACATTGGGTGAATTTCTTCCATTTTTACATAGTAATGATCCGATAGCATGTTATGCTTGTTGCACAAAAAAtacattatcaattattgtgACAATATTTGCCACTTTTTTGTATTATATCCTTCttcattaa
- the LOC124493460 gene encoding transferrin isoform X2, producing MIIIIIIIIKKLINLVRTRICVPQSVYDDCNQMADNIPGLFSCINARDKFECMRLLDRDEADIVNLDAEELYMAGRIYNLEPFVREEYNGNSYLNRAAVVVRRDTRIRSLIDLKNKRACLGPYNDLYQWNIPVGLLLFYETMVPDCRSELHTVERFFLEACAAGNWSTDPYLDDELKRRHRRLCTLCGDTTYDGLCSEHDRFAGPEGSIKCMTEGHGEIAFTTIEVAVKYFQQRSSIAGMFEFLCLDGTRMAITSRGCHWAKHTTNAFVIRSGRDRNKDIYFRSLHLIFNRFSKLRPSWFDKSFVSSTNVTQLVQIFPAKPEDGPVTYSHYLEFFMPSIDKNLQGCPKRNITLCLSKDGELSKCQQLQKAAFSRRIRPQLRCYQADSEETCVRLLNERKADLMILSPDRFYYGARYQSLQALAKEVSNEPQYSVAVVRSNSDLSMLSHMKDKRSCHSGFGHLASWTIPIGFLIRDELVEPTSCNRAQVIVDYFSGSCVPGAADARINPNGTGVQQLCSQCIGDDRGHHHCDLNFGERYSGEDGAIRCLVEGRGDVAFVSHETILRLTNSRFPNSWARDLKSSDFRLLCRIPNDLFDSRTGGLLRGNSIDDVNDFHNNNNINSRILHQATIYDYNRCHITAIPDSIIATSMFTPIDIRLDAMYILDRLSETFFGKYKKSFLMAGMFRNRTDRIFSDHVEKLRLFRPDVSLEETLGEFLPFLHSNDPIACYACCTKNTLSIIVTIFATFLYYILLH from the exons atgataatcatcatcatcatcatcataaaaaaactGATTAATTTAG TACGTACAAGAATCTGTGTACCACAATCcgtatatgatgattgtaatcaaATGGCCGATAATATTCCTGGATTATTTTCCTGTATAAATGCACGTGATAAATTTGAATGTATGCGCCTATTGGATCGTGATGAAGCCGATATTGTTAATTTGGATGCTGAAGAACTTTATATGGCTGGCCGTATATATAATCTTGAACCATTTGTACGTGAAGAATATAATGGTAATAGTTATTTGAATCGTGCAGCCGTTGTTGTACGCCGTGATACACGTATAcgttcattgattgatttgaaaaataaacgtGCATGTCTTGGACCATATAATGATCTTTATCAATGGAATATTCCCGTTggtttattgttgttttatgaAACAATGGTACCGGATTGTCGATCAGAATTACATACGgttgaaagattttttcttgaagCATGTGCTGCTGGTAATTGGTCAACGGATCCgtatcttgatgatgaacttaaACGTCGTCATCGGCGTCTATGTACACTGTGTGGTGATACAACATATGATGGCCTTTGTAGTGAACATGATAGATTTGCCGGTCCCGAAGGTTCGATTAAATGTATGACTGAAGGTCATGGTGAAATTGCATTCACAACTATTGAAGTGGCTGTTAAATATTTCCAACAACGATCATCTATAGCTGGAATGTTTGAATTCTTGTGTTTGGATGGAACACGGATGGCCATTACATCACGTGGTTGTCATTGGGCCAAACACACAACAAATGCATTTGTTATACGTTCTGGAAGAG ATCGAAATAAAGACATTTATTTTCGTTCCTTACATTTGATATTTAATCGTTTCAGTAAATTACGACCAAGCTGGTTTgataaatcatttgtttcatcaacaaatgttACACAATTGGTACAAATATTTCCAGCAAAACCAGAAGATGGACCAGTAACATATAGTCattatttggaattttttatGCCATCTATTGATAAAAATCTACAGGGATGTCCAAAACGTAACATTACATTATGTTTAAGTAAAGATGGTGAATTAAGTAAATGTCAACAGTTGCAAAAGGCAGCATTTTCACGAAGAATTCGTCCACAACTTCGTTGTTATCAAGCAGATTCTGAAGAAACATGTGTACGTTTATTGAACGAACGTAAAGCTGATCTGATGATTTTATCACCTGATCGTTTTTATTATGGTGCTAG ATATCAATCATTACAAGCATTAGCGAAAGAAGTGAGCAATGAACCACAATATTCAGTTGCGGTTGTACGTTCCAATTCTGATCTATCAATGTTATCGCATATGAAAGATAAACGTTCATGTCATAGTGGATTTGGACATCTAGCCAGTTGGACAATACCGATCGGTTTCCTTATACGTGATGAATTAGTGGAACCAACCAGTTGTAATCGTGCACAAGTTATCGTCGATTATTTTAGTGGCAGTTGTGTTCCAGGTGCAGCTGATGCACGTATCAATCCAAATGGTACCGGTGTACAACAGCTTTGTTCACAATGTATTGGTGATGATCgtggacatcatcattgtgatcTGAATTTTGGTGAAAGATATAGCGGTGAAGATGGTGCCATACGATGTCTAGTGGAAGGACGTGGTGATGTTGCATTTGTTTCACATGAAACAATTCTTCGTTTAACAAATTCACGATTCCCTAATAGTTGGGCACGTGATTTGAAAAGTTCAGATTTTCGTCTACTTTGTCGTATACcgaatgatttatttgattcacgTACTGGTGGCTTATTACGTGGTAATAGTATcgatgatgttaatgattttcataataataacaacattaATAGTCGGATATTACATCAAGCAACcatttatgattataatcgtTGCCATATAACAGCCATTCCGGATTCAATTATAGCAACATCAATGTTTACACCAATCGACATACGATTAGATGCAATGTACATTCTGGATCGATTAagtgaaacattttttggtaaatataaaaaatcatttttaatggCCGGTATGTTCCGTAATCGAACGGATCGAATATTTTCTGATCATGTTGAAAAATTACGTCTATTTCGACCGGATGTAAGTCTGGAAGAAACATTGGGTGAATTTCTTCCATTTTTACATAGTAATGATCCGATAGCATGTTATGCTTGTTGCACAAAAAAtacattatcaattattgtgACAATATTTGCCACTTTTTTGTATTATATCCTTCttcattaa
- the LOC124493460 gene encoding transferrin isoform X3, whose translation MMMSIRKSGKNIKNQWMGFHLQFQCFVFFSMLFFNVRKKNIPVKLLFFHHHHHHHHHYSHSLNDDSNLLLLLFLFDTLWPWNQLAICFFLVRTRICVPQSVYDDCNQMADNIPGLFSCINARDKFECMRLLDRDEADIVNLDAEELYMAGRIYNLEPFVREEYNGNSYLNRAAVVVRRDTRIRSLIDLKNKRACLGPYNDLYQWNIPVGLLLFYETMVPDCRSELHTVERFFLEACAAGNWSTDPYLDDELKRRHRRLCTLCGDTTYDGLCSEHDRFAGPEGSIKCMTEGHGEIAFTTIEVAVKYFQQRSSIAGMFEFLCLDGTRMAITSRGCHWAKHTTNAFVIRSGRDRNKDIYFRSLHLIFNRFSKLRPSWFDKSFVSSTNVTQLVQIFPAKPEDGPVTYSHYLEFFMPSIDKNLQGCPKRNITLCLSKDGELSKCQQLQKAAFSRRIRPQLRCYQADSEETCVRLLNERKADLMILSPDRFYYGARYQSLQALAKEVSNEPQYSVAVVRSNSDLSMLSHMKDKRSCHSGFGHLASWTIPIGFLIRDELVEPTSCNRAQVIVDYFSGSCVPGAADARINPNGTGVQQLCSQCIGDDRGHHHCDLNFGERYSGEDGAIRCLVEGRGDVAFVSHETILRLTNSRFPNSWARDLKSSDFRLLCRIPNDLFDSRTGGLLRGNSIDDVNDFHNNNNINSRILHQATIYDYNRCHITAIPDSIIATSMFTPIDIRLDAMYILDRLSETFFGKYKKSFLMAGMFRNRTDRIFSDHVEKLRLFRPDVSLEETLGEFLPFLHSNDPIACYACCTKNTLSIIVTIFATFLYYILLH comes from the exons atgatgatgtcaatAAGAAAATCTGgcaaaaacatcaaaaatcaatggatGGGTTTTCAccttcaatttcaatgttttgtttttttttcgatgttgTTCTTTAatgttcgaaaaaaaaacattccagtgaaattacttttttttcaccatcatcatcatcatcatcatcattattcccATTctcttaatgatgattccaacttgttgttgttgctattcTTGTTTGATACACTATGGCCTTGGAACCAATTGgctatttgtttttttttag TACGTACAAGAATCTGTGTACCACAATCcgtatatgatgattgtaatcaaATGGCCGATAATATTCCTGGATTATTTTCCTGTATAAATGCACGTGATAAATTTGAATGTATGCGCCTATTGGATCGTGATGAAGCCGATATTGTTAATTTGGATGCTGAAGAACTTTATATGGCTGGCCGTATATATAATCTTGAACCATTTGTACGTGAAGAATATAATGGTAATAGTTATTTGAATCGTGCAGCCGTTGTTGTACGCCGTGATACACGTATAcgttcattgattgatttgaaaaataaacgtGCATGTCTTGGACCATATAATGATCTTTATCAATGGAATATTCCCGTTggtttattgttgttttatgaAACAATGGTACCGGATTGTCGATCAGAATTACATACGgttgaaagattttttcttgaagCATGTGCTGCTGGTAATTGGTCAACGGATCCgtatcttgatgatgaacttaaACGTCGTCATCGGCGTCTATGTACACTGTGTGGTGATACAACATATGATGGCCTTTGTAGTGAACATGATAGATTTGCCGGTCCCGAAGGTTCGATTAAATGTATGACTGAAGGTCATGGTGAAATTGCATTCACAACTATTGAAGTGGCTGTTAAATATTTCCAACAACGATCATCTATAGCTGGAATGTTTGAATTCTTGTGTTTGGATGGAACACGGATGGCCATTACATCACGTGGTTGTCATTGGGCCAAACACACAACAAATGCATTTGTTATACGTTCTGGAAGAG ATCGAAATAAAGACATTTATTTTCGTTCCTTACATTTGATATTTAATCGTTTCAGTAAATTACGACCAAGCTGGTTTgataaatcatttgtttcatcaacaaatgttACACAATTGGTACAAATATTTCCAGCAAAACCAGAAGATGGACCAGTAACATATAGTCattatttggaattttttatGCCATCTATTGATAAAAATCTACAGGGATGTCCAAAACGTAACATTACATTATGTTTAAGTAAAGATGGTGAATTAAGTAAATGTCAACAGTTGCAAAAGGCAGCATTTTCACGAAGAATTCGTCCACAACTTCGTTGTTATCAAGCAGATTCTGAAGAAACATGTGTACGTTTATTGAACGAACGTAAAGCTGATCTGATGATTTTATCACCTGATCGTTTTTATTATGGTGCTAG ATATCAATCATTACAAGCATTAGCGAAAGAAGTGAGCAATGAACCACAATATTCAGTTGCGGTTGTACGTTCCAATTCTGATCTATCAATGTTATCGCATATGAAAGATAAACGTTCATGTCATAGTGGATTTGGACATCTAGCCAGTTGGACAATACCGATCGGTTTCCTTATACGTGATGAATTAGTGGAACCAACCAGTTGTAATCGTGCACAAGTTATCGTCGATTATTTTAGTGGCAGTTGTGTTCCAGGTGCAGCTGATGCACGTATCAATCCAAATGGTACCGGTGTACAACAGCTTTGTTCACAATGTATTGGTGATGATCgtggacatcatcattgtgatcTGAATTTTGGTGAAAGATATAGCGGTGAAGATGGTGCCATACGATGTCTAGTGGAAGGACGTGGTGATGTTGCATTTGTTTCACATGAAACAATTCTTCGTTTAACAAATTCACGATTCCCTAATAGTTGGGCACGTGATTTGAAAAGTTCAGATTTTCGTCTACTTTGTCGTATACcgaatgatttatttgattcacgTACTGGTGGCTTATTACGTGGTAATAGTATcgatgatgttaatgattttcataataataacaacattaATAGTCGGATATTACATCAAGCAACcatttatgattataatcgtTGCCATATAACAGCCATTCCGGATTCAATTATAGCAACATCAATGTTTACACCAATCGACATACGATTAGATGCAATGTACATTCTGGATCGATTAagtgaaacattttttggtaaatataaaaaatcatttttaatggCCGGTATGTTCCGTAATCGAACGGATCGAATATTTTCTGATCATGTTGAAAAATTACGTCTATTTCGACCGGATGTAAGTCTGGAAGAAACATTGGGTGAATTTCTTCCATTTTTACATAGTAATGATCCGATAGCATGTTATGCTTGTTGCACAAAAAAtacattatcaattattgtgACAATATTTGCCACTTTTTTGTATTATATCCTTCttcattaa
- the LOC124493461 gene encoding 17-beta-hydroxysteroid dehydrogenase type 3-like — protein sequence MFFDLNTIFITIIVIRISMILWNYCKRRPFIWHTNNGQYWAIITGATDGIGYEFARQLALKGYNIVMISRNLKKLTIKRQMILDELSNKNINIKIETIGVDFQRLDIYDQIKSIIEDKDVYILVNNVGIVNIHESDYFHLESSDYHHNMINVNIISVVKMTEMLLPKMIKQKRGLILNMSSNVAERHSGFYASYSSTKAFILNLSKTLHHECLSRNVLIFALMPLFIQSKMIAIPPGISIPTSECYVQNALKSINWNQSYGCGYFWHRLLSTGVKIISIIFGERIEAIFSRNVILYIQRMHHDRTLAESSNFFRIIFHSLWKTLFVTNEI from the coding sequence ATGTTTTTTGATCTAAATACAATTTTTATCACTATCATTGTGATccgaatttcaatgattttgtgGAACTATTGTAAACGTCGTCCATTCATTTGGCATACAAATAATGGTCAATATTGGGCTATTATTACCGGTGCAACCGATGGTATTGGCTATGAATTTGCAAGACAATTAGCATTGAAAGGTTATAACATTGTGATGATAAGccgaaatttgaaaaaattaacaataaAACGACAAATGATTCTAGATGAATTATCCAATAagaatattaatattaaaattgaaactaTTGGCGTGGATTTTCAACGATTAGATAtttatgatcaaatcaaatcgattattgaaGATAAAGATGTTTACATTCTTGTCAATAATGTTGGTATTGTTAATATTCATGAATCggattattttcatcttgaATCCagtgattatcatcataatatgaTTAATGTGAATATTATTAGTGTCGTTAAAATGACTGAAATGTTATTACcgaaaatgataaaacaaaaacgtgGTCTAATATTGAACATGTCATCCAATGTAGCTGAACGTCATTCAGGATTTTATGCCAGTTATTCATCAACCAAAGCATTTATATTAAATCTTTCAAAAACATTACATCATGAATGTTTATCTAGAAATGTATTGATTTTTGCCCTTATGCCATTGTTTatacaatcaaaaatgattgccATTCCACCTGGTATATCAATACCAACATCTGAATGTTATGTACAAAATgcattgaaatcaatcaattggaatCAATCATATGGTTGTGGTTATTTCTGgcatcgattattatcaacaggTGTAAAGAttatatcgattatttttggTGAAAGAATTGAAGCAATATTTAGCCGAAATGTTATTCTATACATTCAACGTATGCATCATGATCGAACATTGGCTGAATctagtaatttttttcgaataataTTCCATTCATTATGGAAAACATTATTTGTTACAAacgaaatttga
- the LOC124493586 gene encoding uncharacterized protein LOC124493586 → MDNDDFGELSTTCSTFSQSHIVNKVGPSELLRCCGRLLFCKCIEKHCRSEKRLETHCGRCAYQSDLCDDFSCERFAGEDSCGRASSIAVIVLMTLDILITIGLIVAACIYEKRKKLAKTMAPSTSAMLTKMTTTTQSPTKSKKTKGKGKRKTKKKKQSINERSLSDKGPSSSSSSLTSPTLIATTTHNNDNSQMNSISVGNKIAPKIMFRFNSGKGMLSPKVPPIITTTTTSPNLSSSSFSSPALMIGDGSISESENVEQQPQQQPQPQQQQQQPTQEEHHEEIHL, encoded by the exons atggataatgatgattttgg TGAATTATCGACAACATGTTCAACATTTTCCCAATCACATATTGTGAATAAAGTTGGACCATCAGAATTATTACGTTGTTGTGGCCGTTTATTATTCTGTAAATGTATTGAAAAACATTGCCGTTCAGAAAAACGATTAGAAACCCATTGTGGCCGCTGTGCATATCAATCTGATTTATGTGATGATTTTAGTTGTGAAAGATTTGCTGGTGAAGATTCTTGTGGCCGTGCATCCAGTATTGCTGTCATTGTATTGATGACTCTGGATATTCTGATTACAATCGGTTTAATAGTTGCAGCCTGTATTTATGAAAAACGTaaaaaattggccaaaaCAATGGCACCATCGACATCGGCAATGCTTacaaaaatgacaacaacaacacaatcaccaacgaaatcaaaaaaaaccaaaggAAAAGGAAAacgtaaaacaaaaaagaaaaaacaatcaataaacGAACGATCATTAAGTGATAAaggtccatcatcatcatcatcatcattaacatcacCGACATTGATAGCGACAACAACAcataacaatgacaatagTCAAATGAATTCTATATCGGTTGGCAATAAAATTGCACCGAAAATTATGTTTCGTTTCAATTCAGGCAAAGGAATGTTGTCGCCAAAAGTACCGCCAATAataaccacaacaacaacatcacctaacttatcatcatcatcattttcatcaccagCATTGATGATTGGAGATGGATCGATAAGTGAAAGTGAAaatgttgaacaacaaccgcaacaacaaccacaaccgcaacaacaacaacaacagccaacaCAAGAAGAACATCATGAGGAAATACATTTATGA